Proteins from a genomic interval of Candidatus Thermoplasmatota archaeon:
- a CDS encoding aldehyde ferredoxin oxidoreductase family protein has translation MYGYGGKILKVDLTTSKISTEETKKEFIEKYLGGDGFGVKLLYENFKPETQALSLENILVISPGLFTGTPVPTAGKTGFYSKSPLTNAFAQSMLGAFGYELKYACYDSLIIKGKSEKPCYLWINDDNIEIKNAEHVWGKDTRETAELIKKEADPKATVACIGIGGENLVKFACVCCEERQAGRTGMGAVMGSKNLKAIAVRGTKGLEIAEPDKLKSLAEIFLKKILEHPSYKEDTLYGTGEFLEWVNNERGTLPTRNWQASIFEGSKTISPYYWAPKYSKKNKACFSCIKPCGKLFVIEEGKYKGTVVDGPEYETQYALGSQCGNDDIEVLAKANELCDLYGIDTISCGVVIGFAMELFEKGIISEKEAGLKLTFDNHEAILTIIEKIANRESIGNVLAEGVRIAAQKIGKNAESYALHVKGLEPPAYDVRGLKGMGLGFATSPRGACHLRSGFYGVELTGKWWKFKDIDRFSTDKKGESVKITEDLMSLYDAVGLCKFSRHIFFLEEIPQFIEAVTGLKFSNDELLKVGERINNIKRLFNLREGLTRKDDTLPKRIFTPILEGKSKGSYIKKEELDKMLDDYYEARGWDKEGIPTKEKLKELGL, from the coding sequence ATGTACGGCTACGGCGGTAAAATACTCAAAGTCGATTTGACTACTAGCAAAATCTCTACAGAAGAAACCAAAAAAGAGTTCATCGAAAAATATCTTGGTGGCGATGGCTTCGGAGTAAAATTATTATATGAAAATTTCAAGCCAGAAACACAAGCGCTCTCGCTAGAAAATATTCTCGTAATTTCGCCAGGCTTATTTACAGGCACACCTGTTCCTACTGCAGGTAAGACAGGCTTCTATTCTAAATCGCCTTTAACAAATGCATTTGCGCAGTCAATGCTCGGCGCTTTTGGCTACGAACTAAAATATGCATGTTATGATAGCTTGATAATCAAAGGCAAATCTGAAAAGCCGTGCTACTTGTGGATCAACGATGATAATATAGAAATAAAAAACGCGGAGCATGTCTGGGGTAAGGATACAAGAGAAACTGCTGAGCTGATAAAGAAAGAAGCTGATCCTAAAGCTACAGTTGCCTGCATTGGTATTGGCGGTGAAAATCTGGTTAAGTTTGCTTGCGTTTGCTGCGAAGAGCGCCAGGCAGGAAGAACTGGTATGGGCGCAGTAATGGGGAGTAAGAACCTAAAGGCAATTGCTGTGAGAGGGACTAAAGGCTTGGAAATTGCAGAGCCAGACAAACTAAAATCATTAGCTGAGATATTTTTGAAAAAGATTCTGGAGCATCCTTCTTATAAAGAAGACACTCTTTACGGCACTGGCGAGTTCTTAGAATGGGTTAATAATGAGCGCGGTACTTTACCTACAAGAAATTGGCAAGCGTCAATATTTGAAGGAAGCAAAACAATTTCTCCGTATTACTGGGCACCGAAGTATTCCAAAAAAAACAAAGCATGCTTTTCATGTATAAAACCATGCGGTAAATTATTTGTTATAGAAGAGGGTAAATATAAAGGAACTGTGGTTGACGGCCCTGAATATGAGACGCAATATGCACTTGGCAGTCAGTGCGGCAACGATGATATAGAAGTACTTGCGAAAGCAAATGAGCTCTGCGATCTATATGGCATTGATACAATTTCATGCGGTGTAGTTATAGGCTTTGCTATGGAACTTTTTGAGAAAGGTATTATTAGTGAAAAAGAAGCAGGCTTAAAACTGACTTTCGATAATCACGAAGCTATTCTTACTATAATAGAGAAAATTGCAAACCGCGAAAGCATTGGTAATGTACTTGCAGAAGGTGTAAGAATTGCAGCTCAGAAAATCGGCAAGAATGCTGAGAGCTACGCACTTCACGTTAAAGGCTTAGAGCCTCCAGCTTACGATGTTCGAGGCTTGAAAGGCATGGGCTTAGGCTTCGCTACTTCGCCGCGCGGAGCGTGCCATTTGCGCTCAGGCTTCTACGGCGTTGAGTTAACAGGCAAATGGTGGAAGTTTAAAGATATCGACAGATTTTCAACTGATAAGAAAGGAGAATCTGTAAAGATAACAGAGGATTTAATGTCTCTGTACGATGCTGTTGGCTTGTGCAAATTCTCGCGCCATATATTCTTTTTGGAAGAGATACCTCAGTTTATAGAAGCAGTAACAGGTTTGAAATTTAGTAATGATGAGCTTTTGAAAGTAGGAGAAAGAATAAACAATATCAAAAGATTATTCAATTTAAGAGAAGGCTTAACAAGGAAAGATGACACTTTACCAAAACGCATATTTACACCGATACTTGAAGGCAAAAGTAAAGGCTCTTACATTAAAAAAGAAGAGCTTGATAAAATGCTTGACGATTATTACGAAGCGAGAGGGTGGGATAAAGAAGGAATACCGACAAAAGAGAAGCTGAAAGAGTTAGGACTTTAA